Genomic window (Paraglaciecola psychrophila 170):
GATATCAACAATTTGCGCGCCATTAGCCACATTAAATTGTGCCGCTTGCGCCATTAATTCAGGATCTGACCCTGCAATTTGCACTGAGCGCACACCCTCTTCACCCTCATGGTCCATCCGTTGTTTGGATTTTTCCGTGTCCCAAACCCTAGGGTTGGACGAGAGCATCTCTGACACCACCAAACCTGCGCCAAGACGTTTACATAATTGTCTAAATGGCCTGTCTGTCACTCCCGCCATGGGAGCTAGTATCAAATTGTTTTCTAATGCATATGGACCGATCTGCATAATATAGAATGATTATCCTTCACATTTAATTGTGCAAAAATCGACCTTGCTCTAAAAAGGGGCGCAATTCTAAGGGTTTTTTGTTGTCTTTGAAAGGCTAGTAAACAAACAATTTTGTACTTTTTTTAAGCAAACCATATTGACATTAAAAAAAGCAGGCTATTTAAACTGGTTTACCAGTTATTAAGATAAGATCGTTATAATAAAGTAAAGTTGGTTAACGTTTTATGTTGCCGAGCAGCATATCTTTAAACATGACCCAATCACCTAACAAGCTGTAAAATGGATACTTAAAGGTTGCAGGCTTATTGTGTTCAAAAAAGAAATGCCCTGCCCAGGCAAAGCCATAACCTACAATAGGTAAAAACCATAACAACATCCATTGCTCAGTCATAAGGGTGTAAACCAGTAAAATTAAGATCAAACTAGAACCAACAAAATGTAAACTCCGACAGGTCAGGTTTTGATGCTCAGATAGGTAATAAGGATAAAACTCAGCAAAACTGTTAAATTTAGGAGACACTTGTGGTGTCATGAGAGTCAGCTTTTTGCTTGATTAAAAATAAATCTAGCATATTGAATGCCTAGAAAATGTCTACTACACGACATTTTATTTTTATCTCTAAATCGATAATTAGCTTGAGTTTCAATGATTTGACCCCATTCACAGAGCATGTGAATGAATACGGAATCTATTATGAATAACGTGATTGATATTACCCCAGAAAATTTCCAGCAAGTTTTACAAGATTCGCAAACACAAGTGGTGATGGTAGAATTTTGGGCCGAAGGTTATGAACCAAGCCAGCAGCTTGCTCCCGTTTTGCTCAATGTAGCCGCTAAATTTGCTGGTAACTTGATCCATGCTCGTGTTGATTGCCAGCAACAACAAGAAATTGCAGGCCAATTTGGTGTGCAAAATTTGCCTACAGTGATTTTGGTAAAAGAAGGTCAGCCTATAGACGGTTTTGCAGGGGTGCAAAGCGAAGCAGAGATTATAGCCACCTTTGAAAAACACTTGCCCAAGCCAGAAGATGCTTTATATGAACAAGCGGTCGAGTTAGTCAGCGCAGGCGATTATCAGCAAGCTTACACTTTGCTTAAACAAGCTCATGACATGAATCCCGAACGCGCCGATATCAAGTTGTTACTGGCTGATTGTCAAGTAGAGTTAGGTCAAATAAAACAAGCTAAAATCTTATTAGAAGCCATCGGCTTAGTCGATCAAGGCGCCTTGTACAAAAGTATTATGGGTAAAATTGAATTAGCTGAACAAGCGGCTGACTCACCTGAAATCAAAGCCTTACAAAAACAAATGTTACAAACCCCAGATGACCTAGAGATTAAAGTTAAACTTGCTGTGCAATTGCATCAAGCTAATCAAATAGAAGACGCTTTGGAACTGATCTTGTCGGTTTTATATAAAGACCTCAATTTTGGTGATGCCAAGAAGCTGACTTTAGATATGATTAATGCACTGCCTGATGGCGATCCTTTGAAGTCGAAGTTTCGT
Coding sequences:
- a CDS encoding tetratricopeptide repeat protein; this translates as MNNVIDITPENFQQVLQDSQTQVVMVEFWAEGYEPSQQLAPVLLNVAAKFAGNLIHARVDCQQQQEIAGQFGVQNLPTVILVKEGQPIDGFAGVQSEAEIIATFEKHLPKPEDALYEQAVELVSAGDYQQAYTLLKQAHDMNPERADIKLLLADCQVELGQIKQAKILLEAIGLVDQGALYKSIMGKIELAEQAADSPEIKALQKQMLQTPDDLEIKVKLAVQLHQANQIEDALELILSVLYKDLNFGDAKKLTLDMINALPDGDPLKSKFRRKVYGLLY
- a CDS encoding DUF962 domain-containing protein, with amino-acid sequence MTPQVSPKFNSFAEFYPYYLSEHQNLTCRSLHFVGSSLILILLVYTLMTEQWMLLWFLPIVGYGFAWAGHFFFEHNKPATFKYPFYSLLGDWVMFKDMLLGNIKR